The sequence below is a genomic window from Brevinema andersonii.
CAGAAATTTTCCTTATAGCAATCCGGGTATTATTGTAAGAACTAATTTTTGACGATAAAATGTTTAATTTTTTTAGAAAATGACGATAAGTAAAAATAAATAATAGTAAAGAGGCACGCTCTATGAAAAAAATAATATGGATGCTATCTATTCTTGTGATTTCCGGCGAAATATTTGGGCAGACTGCTGATTCTACAAATTACACTCCATTACACTGGGCAGCTTCACAAGGATATGTTGAAATGCTGAAAGTACTGATAAATAAAGGATACGATATTAACAAACAAGATGAATCAGGATTTACTCCACTACATTATGCGGCTGTTTCGGGGCAGCTTGCTGCTGTAGAATTTTTAGTAGATAGCGGTGCTGATTTATATATTGTTAACAATGAAAATTATACCCCCATGACGATGGCAGCACGGGCTGGAGAACAGCCAATTGTTGATTATTTGTTTATTAAGATGCGTTCTGTTCGAGTGGATCAGTTAAAAGCTCAAGTTGAAAAAGCACGTGTAGAATCGGATCTAGTGAAAGCAGCAAAGGCACGTGTTGAAGCAGAACAGTTACGCCAGAAGGCTGATGAATGGACAGCTGAAGCAAAACGTTGGCGTGATGAAGCAGAAAAATGGAATAAAGAAGCTCAAAAATGGAAAGCTCAGCAAGTTATGCTGGATAAAATAGCTGCTGAGCGTTTGGCTGAAGCTATTAAAGCCAAACAAGCAAGTGAAGATAAATTTCAATCAGAAAAAGCAGCACGTTTAGCAGCTGAACGTATTGTTACAGAGCTAGTAGCTAATGAAAGAGCACAAGCACAAGCAGTACAAGCAGCACAGGCAGCATTGAATGCACAGCGTGCTACCGATGCAGCGATTGCTAATTTAGCTGACGAATTATTAAAGCAGAGTGAACAGTATCAGATAGATACTGATACTAATATGGAAGATACAAATAGAGCCCTTAATAATGAATCATCTGATACTTATGATAGCTATTCTTATGATTCTGTTGCTGATTTGAATAGTTTAAATCATACTCTTCCTCCTGATTCAACTGATTTACCTGAAGTAGATGATCCTGCAATATCAATATCATCAGATGATTACTCAACTTCTTCGGTTTCAGATATTGAAGAGTAACCTTTGAAAGTAAAACAGCATAAAATAGATATTTTATGCTGTTTTTATTTATTTACTTGATTTATTTTCTACTAGATATATATAATATTAATAAAGTATATTATATGTTGTGATAAAATTCACAATGTGTAATATGCCTTTTCAAAGAATAATAATTAATTTATTACTAAGAAATATTCATATCAGGAGAGTAGTATGAAATTGCAAGGTAAAATAGTAGTAGTAACAGGAGCTAAAAGAGGTATAGGTTTTAAAATCTCAGAAACGCTAGCTAAAGAGGGTGCTAAAGTTTATGCAACAGATTTAGGTGTTGGAGATTCTTCTAATCCTAATATTGAATTTGTTGATTTGAATGTTACGGATAGAGAAAATATTCAAAAATTTATCAGTGAAATTGCGAAAAAGGGAAATATTGATATTTTAGTTAATAATGCTGGGATTACTTCTGATGCGTTGATACAAAAGATGACAGAAGATCAGTGGGACAAGGTATTAGATGTCAATTTAAAAGGTGTTTTTAATATGACTCAAGCAGTAGCTCCTGTTATGATGGGAAATGGTTCTGGAAGTATTATTAATATGGCATCTATAGTAGGAATATATGGTAATATTGGTCAGACTAATTATGCTGCTACAAAAGCAGGAGTAATTGGTATGACCAAAGTATGGGCAAAAGAGTTTGCTCGTAAAGGAGCTCAAGTTCGTGTGAATAGCATAGCACCTGGATTTATTCGCACTCCGATGAGCGACGCTGTGCCTCAAAATATTATTGATTTTATGATTTCGAGAACACCGCTTGGAAGAGTTGGGGAACCACAAGATGTTGCAAATGCGGTGCTTTTCTTGGCTAGCGATGATTCTTCATTTATCACTGGGCAAGTGTTAGGAGTAGATGGTGGTTTAGTAATGTAGCTGATATAAAACAATGAGGAGATAATATGGATTTTTCGTTGTCAGAACAGCAAAATCTTTTTCATGAGATGATTAAAGATTTTGCTATGAGGGAAGTGCAGCCTATTGCTGCTGAAATCGATGAAGAAGAGCGGTTTCCACAGGAAACAGTCGAAAAAATGGCAAAAATAGGGTTGTTTGGTATTCCTGTAGCTCAAGAGCTTGGTGGAGCCGGTGGTGATAATTTAATGTATACAATGGCTGTTGAGGAATTGTCACGTGTTTGCGGTACTACGGGAGTCATTTTGTCTGCTCATACATCGTTAGGGATGATGCCCATCTATGAATTTGGTACGGAAGAACAAAAAAAGAAGTTTATTCCTAAGATGGCGAGTGGCGAATGGTTAGGGGCATTTTGCTTAACCGAAGTGGGAGCTGGTACAGATGCTTCGTCTCAACAAACAACTGCTATTTTTGATGAACAGACTAAAGAATGGATTTTGAATGGGTCGAAATTTTTTGTTACTAATGCGGGCTATGCACATGTATATATTGTGTTTGCGATGACTGATCGATCTTTAGGTTTGAAAGGAATTACTGCGTTCATTGTTGAGTCTGATCGGCCTGGTTTCTCTGTGGGCAAAGAAGAAAAGAAAATGGGTATCAGAGGATCTGCAACTTGTGAAATTTTGTTTGAAAACTGTCGCATTCCTGAGGGAAATATGCTTGGTAGTCTTGGTAAGGGATTCAAAGTAGCAATGATGACGCTTGATGGTGGACGTATTGGGATTGCGGCTCAAGCTTTGGGAATTGCTCGAGGAGCTTTAGATGCTGCTGTTGCCTACACTCAAGAGAGAAAACAATTTAATAAATCAATTGCATCATTTCAAAACTCGCAGTTTAAAATGGCAGATATGGTAACAAAAATTGAGGCAGCACGTTGCTTGACGTATAAAGCCGCATGGAAAAAACAAAATAAAATTCCTTATTCTATGGATGCAGCAGTGGCTAAATTGTTTGCATCAGAGACAGCTATGCAAGTAACTACTCAAGCAGTACAGCTTTTTGGGGGATATGGATATACACGAGAATATCCCGTAGAGCGAATGATGCGTGATGCAAAAATTACAGAAATTTATGAAGGTACATCGGAAGTTCAACGTATGGTTATTAGTGCCGCGTTGTTGAAGTAGGGGGAAAAATGAAAATAACAGTTTGTATAAAGCAGGTACCTGACACCACAGAAGTTCGGTTAGATCCCCAAACAGGAGCTATGATTAGGGACGGAGTGCCGAGCATT
It includes:
- a CDS encoding ankyrin repeat domain-containing protein; the encoded protein is MKKIIWMLSILVISGEIFGQTADSTNYTPLHWAASQGYVEMLKVLINKGYDINKQDESGFTPLHYAAVSGQLAAVEFLVDSGADLYIVNNENYTPMTMAARAGEQPIVDYLFIKMRSVRVDQLKAQVEKARVESDLVKAAKARVEAEQLRQKADEWTAEAKRWRDEAEKWNKEAQKWKAQQVMLDKIAAERLAEAIKAKQASEDKFQSEKAARLAAERIVTELVANERAQAQAVQAAQAALNAQRATDAAIANLADELLKQSEQYQIDTDTNMEDTNRALNNESSDTYDSYSYDSVADLNSLNHTLPPDSTDLPEVDDPAISISSDDYSTSSVSDIEE
- a CDS encoding beta-ketoacyl-ACP reductase, coding for MKLQGKIVVVTGAKRGIGFKISETLAKEGAKVYATDLGVGDSSNPNIEFVDLNVTDRENIQKFISEIAKKGNIDILVNNAGITSDALIQKMTEDQWDKVLDVNLKGVFNMTQAVAPVMMGNGSGSIINMASIVGIYGNIGQTNYAATKAGVIGMTKVWAKEFARKGAQVRVNSIAPGFIRTPMSDAVPQNIIDFMISRTPLGRVGEPQDVANAVLFLASDDSSFITGQVLGVDGGLVM
- a CDS encoding acyl-CoA dehydrogenase codes for the protein MDFSLSEQQNLFHEMIKDFAMREVQPIAAEIDEEERFPQETVEKMAKIGLFGIPVAQELGGAGGDNLMYTMAVEELSRVCGTTGVILSAHTSLGMMPIYEFGTEEQKKKFIPKMASGEWLGAFCLTEVGAGTDASSQQTTAIFDEQTKEWILNGSKFFVTNAGYAHVYIVFAMTDRSLGLKGITAFIVESDRPGFSVGKEEKKMGIRGSATCEILFENCRIPEGNMLGSLGKGFKVAMMTLDGGRIGIAAQALGIARGALDAAVAYTQERKQFNKSIASFQNSQFKMADMVTKIEAARCLTYKAAWKKQNKIPYSMDAAVAKLFASETAMQVTTQAVQLFGGYGYTREYPVERMMRDAKITEIYEGTSEVQRMVISAALLK